A region of the Primulina eburnea isolate SZY01 chromosome 7, ASM2296580v1, whole genome shotgun sequence genome:
CGTCGAATGATTTAAAAATACAAGGTCCCCACATGCATGGGTTCCAATGATGAAGAATAGAACAGGGAGTTAGTATAGAATCATCCAAGACAACCCAAGGAGAGCAATGATGGCTACCAGTTGATTGACCATCAATGGTTTCTTTCTTGGTCCACTTCCATATCAGAAACTGCTTCATTCAAGATCTTTTGCAGTTCTTTCACTCTTTGTCTTGTTAAGCTTATGCAATCCTGTAGGTAAGCAATATTAAGTGTTcccaacaaaaaataaaaaagaaaagggGGGAAAAGTTAACAAAGGTGAAATGTACTTGGATGGCTGATTCGTTAGCAAGTCCTGGTCCACCTGGTTTATTGAGAGACACAAGATGAAATGATGAATCCAGTACCACGGTTAGATATGTTTCCATGACGGACTCTTCTTCAGATGATGGGTCGGCCAGAATGTAGTTCTTGTGAATTATGCAGGTCAATGAAAATATTGAAGTACTCAGGTGCAGCTTTCGCTTCTCTTTGTTGATAGGCTCTTTTTCACTCCTTGATCCAACATTTTCCTCCGAGACAACAACTACTCTCCCATTATCATTGAGAGCGACCGCCGGAATTTGCACTGCAAAGAATTGAGGGTGTTGTCTCATCAAGTTGTATGATGGTTGGCATCAGAGCAAAGTAAATATTCAGATGTAATGTAAGAATAGAGGTTGCAGACAATGGCTCAGGTTTATCTTGTACAATTTCATTCAAtctgtaaggcccaagaatttcAGAATCgataaccaagattattaatcgtcATTAACAAGAGACTCGGAAgacatgagaatgcatgacatgcaaggAGGGAAGAAAAGATATGAGAAAATAGAGTttgaaagaccgcacccgcgcccagaacaggagtgcacccgcggtcattaaaaatggaaatttcgaaggtgaggccgaagcatcatcgcacccgcggtgcaaccaagaccgcacccgcggtgcatggacagtaagttggcaagaaattccgaagcatcaccgcacccgcggtgctagccagagcgcacccgcggtgaagacaccgcacccgcggtcttgtccatagcgcacccgcggtcgtcaaaattcagaaaatgaagatagtgccgaagcatgagcgcacccgcgctccttgcacgaccgcacccgcggtcatacgtgTTGCTTGAAGAATGAAGCCACGTTTTGGTtttcatgcaagatatatatatacacataacaCTTGTTCCTCATTCATTCAGAAAGAACCGATAGCTTGGGGAGAGAATCTTCTTTCTTAagtttagaatttgatttacgaaggatccgtctatcagaattcaaatccgaacgcagtatcgtgttcctcgtgacacgagctacacaaggacgtaagtttcattacgttttgcagtattttgaaatatggtgttgtcagaattgaatatgattcagatatggtgtttctgctacagtaggtattgtataatcgacgtcagatttaagaacagactgtttatacaattgttatgattttcagaagatattgattgagattaaacactagatttgtattgttcttgattgaagaatagagagatgattatttttatgtgtTCTGGATAGATTATCCCGtatatatgtgaagtcagatcgaagaaatcaTACCGTATGCCTATGTTATGAATCTCAGCATATCTTGAGTTGCATTTGATAGATATTGATCtgctggaattagaagaatgataatatggtattgattacgagttctgatatgatatttgtgatgttgacatCGACGggtttatcaagactgtattgttgtaccgttgaaacatgagctgattcagattgattagattcagaaatgatttcgattatatcgtgatattgttgatatgaatcagattgtattttgttcagatattgatcagattttgtactgagttgagtattgatcagaacagattgtgaattgagttacacattgatacagtgtatttgatattgtcatttcagatttgatatggacagactggacttcgagacttcgtcttcgccAGACggagacgacaaaggtataattcatgtgatactcgggaagaaacaactcaattgagatcactacttgagttgcccaataaatcacatactatattcttgtttatgttctatatgattatgctttgtttactgattgtattcatgcatttaagatagacagtttggagatcagccagactgctagacgttcggtgatatcacagcttaggagaagatcatctctcctattgtagatgtggatacagatcagaccgaagtctaggaataagacgtacaacacctcaATTGGGAGGGTAGGGGACAGCCAGTggcgtcttattcacaacgggatccctagagttatagatcgagtcaagtctagacatgatttgattaggactgcatgcttatatggatgtgactcctagatcatgggacccatcgttattgctttcagttatgctagcatgtttttatgatttagattgtttatatgcatgtttatctgatttgagttgcatgcttatttgatttatttcatagattatgaaatatattggtttatacatgatcgcatgttttatgaattagtttgtttatatacatgcttaccatgttttatactgggatttattctcaccggagttatccggctgttgtcgtgttttgtatgtgtgcatgacaacaggtggggctggatcagggtcgagaagatgatgagagaagacgagtttagcgtggtgattccggacttacagtagattggattttactactagaactttagtagtgaaccttagattagaatgttgtacattattgtattttaatactgaatttgtatttttatatacagacatgtatagtatttagattccattaccttccgcagttataatttaaaaagaaaaattttagaccttgtttatcacaacagataattaaatcccaacggtgattaagaagatgattagcgtccgggtcctcacaacaggtggtatcagagctttaggcTCCAGAACTGAAGGgtcctttagcgatagatcctttagattgagatagtcagaactgatagatcctttagattgagatagtcagaactgataggggtagatgaattttctttccttgcatgtgtgtgctagcatgagattgatttaatgttgattgacattatgtgctagcatgagattgatttaatgttgattgacattatgtgctagcatgagactatgtgttaatgctttaagatacatgtttacctaattatgtgattggaattggtattatgtattcttaagtatgaatcagatcggattcttgatcagcagtaagatgatcagggAAAGATGGGCACAGATTGtagtattgggttactaatgtttttggtaatcagatgtaccgcccagaagaattccagaaagaggcagtacttcatatgatcagacatgtaggtcagaacctcagatagacgtgtcagagattcagatggaaacgcagttacagaggttccagtcgtttcagccgccggctctgaagggaaatgagacgtcagcagattgtgagaagtggcttgaagaaatgaaaatgttatttgaattcctgagtttcacagatgagtgtagaattaggcttattgagaaccagttgcacgAAGCTGCCAGAAaatggtggttactcaccaaaggagctttagagcagagtcgttcagtaATTACATGGAAGATTTTcaaggttgagttctatcaaagatttttccccgtatcatatagagaggacagaagtgcagagttCACGAACCTAAGACAAGGACAGATGAGTATCGATGAGTATTTGGCACAattcttcaccttgttacgttttgcccctcttatAGCTAGAAATGATCATGCTATATCTaatcagttcattcagggattaaatccagaaatacgtacattggtgaatgtgaagcaatcgagtagttttgcCGAGACCTTGAAcagggccaaaagagcagaaacggttctgataggacaacagggagtctcgtatgattttccaacatcaaatccacagcaactgccttctagagttgagattggcagcagcagtgataggaagaaagaaccattaaagattcaaaagaaacagttcaagaagttaggaagtgattcctctagttctagcagtcctagtccgagctataccggagtgtattgtaggacgtgtggagggcgacattccacagaacaatgtcatgGAGTGCTTGGTAAATGTAATGTTTGTAAGCaaacgggacactttgctaaggtttgtccccagaagAGTTCTCGAAGATTTTAAAGAGCAGGGTCATTAGTGgtaatgactgaagaacagactcagaattcacaacaggtactatttcttgtatgattatatgcataggtattgatatgtactaatgcattatttatgagtatctgtgattgagtagcatggagatatgttaTATCTGTTGgatctgtgtatactgtagtattgattccttggttgttgaggaatatgttgatatcagaaatgtctgtgacatatgatatactacggttagataagaatgagattgaactagattgtgaggtacttgtgttatatgattctgattgcattattgacatgtatatgctaaacaagtacagaaatatcgtagaatgtgtgccagaaacggtaagattcagaccagatctggctgataaacggtgattttccggtaaggattctagatccagaattccttagatcattatactgtttatgactcgattattgcaaaaaggaacagatggtatccttatgtattcaatagATCCATTGAAATTGAGTCTAGCAGTGACAGAGTTGCTAGTAATataatagttgactggtgtttgcctagataagatttcagatgtgtttgatatcagaaaagtagatttcagaattgaatcaatACCGAGTATTGCTGGTATATTAGAACATAGTACAGAATGACTGACagaattgatataattgacaGATAAAAGAACATTAGCTGAGAAATCCAGTTGATTGAGTATTTCTTTGGAAGATATTTCCGTTCTGTTTCtaaattgatagattttatgttcagaggtattctgaaaattatgcttggtatatctatgatttattgatatattgcagcatttgattgattatattgaatattcgaAGACCGtgttaaatattcagagaactatgatcattgtatacagaaatgggtcaggtatgaatccagtatgcagttatggatacagtgtttattcagaatatgcagtatCATAAGATCGATTGATTTAGATagttaagacagaaagatcaggaattccagaatgtcagaaatttattatctgcagattatcttattctgattattttattctctcattgttatatatctgttgagtattgttattgttctacatcagtatttgtgcgatatcttatattgttgggagcatatgttatttgcatataagatatagcagttgatatgggcagtatgaggattggtcagatagccagaatttacagttgcttgattttgttattttatgagttttcttaaactcactagatctgtgtaggttctttctattctgaatctgtgtaatattactgttattgtgaatcattGTTGATACAGTTTATTGTAACCAGTTGAGTGTACATCAGTTCAGAAATCAGAgggttcagaattgtattttgcTACTCAGAACAGAACATTAATCAgattaacagatatgtgatttggtgttgtatcagattgattattttatgatatcagatgtttcagaattggttacagattttgatattgatagtcagagccgaataccagttaggtatttcttctttattttattttattaactgattgtttatacagaatggttcgaatctgaattcacagataacgtcagaaccgaacagttatggattcagttttcatgcagatagttgagaatgtatgatattcgaacagacagtcgtgatataaacagattagatcagttgtaacagaatttgtacagaaatattggcagaaagggtactgataagtctgaattgctaacagaagaagccagaaagatagaaatcagaagattattacagaatttgtatatttctgaatagaaatgggagtacatttctatggctttcgtaatgaaattaccaccattttctttagattatgatataatatgattatgattgacagattattcaatctatatctatcagtttgtaccagattatgtacaaacagaaccagatgacatagatcaatgtcaaagaaatagtcagattgacgagaatgcaagaattagatgatatcagattgtgattttgacggagttgtacttgtgatagattatatcataagctctcttgtgcagatttattacagattgatagatagtcagagtatattacctgatattgacagataattgtagagctttagtactggatgttagtactagttgatacagattattgtcattgtgtaacttactgtatgacaatagctatcaagatagttcagaatggatagatttaagaaaccaatgttggatgatgacgattggtattggaaGATGACGATTGATTGTGTtctagattgggataaacagatgggataacaactacaaatagtattgttttgttatagattgcagattggcatatacggatgttgtatagccggtaatgcgagattgatttgactagaacgagttgaagaaggattaggatattataattcttgacttctgattccagaccagaatcagagcttgatcaaagaaaaatacctcagaatgaggttagtaaaacgagtttggatgttaaactctgttatatatATTTCTTCTACTATATTTGATTGAATTGTCATGAGTTCGGgaacgaactcagatctaagagggggagaaatgtaaggcccaagaatttcAGAATCgataaccaagattattaatcgtcATTAACAAGAGACTCGGAAgacatgagaatgcatgacatgcaaggagggaagaaaagatatgagaaaatagggtttgaaagaccgcacccgcgcccagaacaggagtgcacccgcggtcattaaaaaTGGAAATTTCGAAGGTGAGACCGAAGCatcatcgcacccgcggtgcaaccaagaccgcacccgcagtgcatggacagtaagttggcaagaaattccgaagtatcaccgcacccgcggtgctagccagagcgcacccgcggtgaagacaccgcacccgcggtcttgtgcatagcgcacccgcggtcgtcaaaattcagaaaatgaagaaagtgccgaagcatgagcgcacccgcgctccttgcacgaccgcacccgcggtcatacgtgTTGCTTGAAGAATGAAGCCACGTTTTGGTtttcatgcaagatatatatacacacataacACTTGTTCCTCATTCATTCTTCATAAAGAACCGATAGCTTGGGGAGAGAATCTTCTTTCTTAagtttagaatttgatttacgaaggatccgtctatcagaattcaaatccgaacgcATTATCGTGTTCCTcgtgacacgagctacacaaggacgtaagtttcattacgttttgcagtattttgaaatatggtgttgtcagaattgaatatgattcagatatggtgtttctgctacagtaggtattgtataatcgacgtcagatttaagaacagactgtttatacaattgttatgattttcagaagatattgattgagattaaacactagatttgtattgttcttgattgaagaatagagagatgattatttttatgtgttctggatagattattccgtatatatgtgaagtcagatcgaagaaatcaTACCGTATGCCTATGTTATGAATCTCAGCATATCTTGAGTTGCATTTGCTAGATATTGATCtgctggaattagaagaatgataatatggtattgattacgagttctgatatgatatttgtgatgttgacatCGACGggtttatcaagactgtattgttgtaccgttgaaacatgagctgattcagattgattagattcagaaatgatttcgattatatcgtgatattgttgatatgaatcagattgtattttgttcagatattgatcagattttgtactgagttgagtattgatcagaacagattgtgaattgagttacacattgatacagtgtatttgatattgtcatttcagatttgatatggacagactggacttcgagactttgtCTTCGCCTAGACggagacgacaaaggtataattcatgtgatactcgggaagaaacaactcaattgagatcactacttgagttgcccaataaatcacatactatattcttgtttatgttctatatgattatgctttgtttactgattgtattcatgcatttaagataggacagtttggagatcagccagactgctagacgttcggtgatatcacagcttaggagaagatcacctctcttattgtagatgtggatacagatcagaccgaagtctaggaataagacgtacagcacctcgattgggagggtaggtgacaaccagtgacgtcttattcacaacgggatccctagagttatagatcgagtcaagtctagacatgatttgattaggactgcatgcttatatggatgtgactcctagatcatgggacccatcgttattgctttcagttatgctagcatgtttttatgatttagattgtttatatgcatgtttatctgatttgagttgcatgcttatttgatttatttcatagattatgaaatatattggtttatacatgatcgcatgttttatgaattagtttgtttatatacatgcttaccatgttttatactgggatttattctcaccggagttatccagctgttgtcgtgttttgtatgtgtgcatgacaacaggtggagctggatcagggtcgagaagatgatgagagaagacgagtttagcgtggtgattccggacttacagtagattggattttactactagaactttagtagtaaaccttagattagaatgttgtacattattgtattttaatactgaatttgtatttttatatacagacatgtatagtatttagattccattaccttccgcagttataatttaaaaagaaaaatgttagaccctgtttatcaaaacagataattaaatcccaacggtgattaagaagatgattagcgtccgggtcctcacacaatctaatcataaaaattGATCCAGTCATAAAACTTTCCTAGGGAGACGAGAATCAGGCAAAAATATAAAGTtaacagtaaaaaaaaaaaaaggcctTGTCTAGTGGTATTACACATTATTTGAAAGAGAGAAATGTTCAGGCATTTGGCTAAGCGAAACTAAGAAAACATCATATTGATAATAGACACTATAGTGAATAGAAAAATAAGGAGCCATCGCAGACACACAATGCAAGAGAGCCGCCACTGCAGAAAGTAGAGCAGCATCAAAGAGAGCACCATCTGCATCCAAGCAGTATACATCCTGCAAAAGGCATTCTCTGTAGGGTGAAATAAGAGTAAACTTAAAATGAAAACTAAAAGATACTTTCCCGCTTGGGTGTGACAGAATGTGCCATATTGAAATACATTACCAGGTAGGCCATCCAAGCAGCTTTACCTTTGACCAAACATAATTCTTTCAAATCAAACATGCCAGAACAGTATAATTGCAAGTATTAAGTGAACTCAGAAAGTTATTTTGCATACGGTTGAATATTTGACGTAAAATTTATTGTGGTTCCTAACAATCAGGCAAAATGAATATCATCCATTCTTTTAACCATACAGAAGAACAAAAATAAAGTATTCCACCAAGAGATTTGCCAAGATCTCTCTGCACATGAATTATTCTCAATAGAAATATTGCAACAGTCAATTCTGATACGGAGAGCAGAAAATGATGTATCTCTAACCGATGGATTTTTTTAGATACGAAACGATATCTTATTAAACACTTAATTGCTTTTAATTACAATAAGCGGACTAAAAATCCACTCACGACAAAATACTAGACAAGACCCTTGTCCTATCAATAATACACAAGAGTTCAATCTCTCAATAAATCCTTCTGGACCTCATCTTCTAAGAATGGTTCCTCAAGTTCTAGACTGAAATCACTATCAATGGGGCACCAGTCTACTCCTTCAATACCCCATCTTCTCGTCTCTGTTTTACGGTACAACGCATCGAAAAATTTAACTATGATTGATATTATTTGATCCTCATCAACGGTAACTGACCCCACCCGTCATCCCTTTCCAATTTATTGATAGTAGCCTTACTCTTCCATTGATTCAAGAGAGAATGAAATAACTTTGTATCGTGAACCCCTTCCTTAACCCATTGAC
Encoded here:
- the LOC140837230 gene encoding uncharacterized protein, which produces MKHLSRRYTKNCLEMTTTNGIHDLSSAMELDAFRHLFPLRFHERHLLESIRSDGRPLERARDTTVVLGAAASADGSAMAKIGCTTMLAAIKLEVMTPSMNSPDEGCIAIDYHMPPICSPLVRPGRPAELAPVISKQLSDNILSSGMFDLKELCLVKGKAAWMAYLDVYCLDADGALFDAALLSAVAALLHLQIPAVALNDNGRVVVVSEENVGSRSEKEPINKEKRKLHLSTSIFSLTCIIHKNYILADPSSEEESVMETYLTVVLDSSFHLVSLNKPGGPGLANESAIQDCISLTRQRVKELQKILNEAVSDMEVDQERNH